A stretch of Methanococcus voltae PS DNA encodes these proteins:
- a CDS encoding Era-like GTP-binding protein codes for MNSNIKKYKIAMMGPENSGKSSIVNKIFGKSISEVSEVGGTTKKPVRKYWGKLKIGRLKQNPEFADITFADLGGLYSGEDKSVVMVGNVLEKTFEEIDSSDMIIHVIDAKDGLFKSFEKLHHLLKYRYQKPIIVVVNKCDLLSHSERNSLTTAVEERLNNKVYFTSAMSYEGINELINVIITILKR; via the coding sequence ATGAATAGTAATATTAAAAAGTATAAAATAGCAATGATGGGGCCTGAAAATTCGGGAAAATCATCTATTGTTAACAAAATATTTGGAAAGAGTATTTCCGAAGTTTCAGAAGTGGGCGGTACCACAAAAAAACCGGTTCGAAAATATTGGGGAAAGCTAAAAATAGGTAGATTAAAGCAAAATCCAGAATTTGCAGACATAACCTTTGCTGATTTGGGGGGTTTATACTCTGGTGAAGACAAGTCTGTTGTAATGGTTGGCAATGTTTTAGAAAAAACTTTTGAAGAGATAGATAGCTCAGATATGATAATTCACGTTATCGATGCAAAAGATGGTCTTTTCAAAAGTTTTGAAAAATTACATCACCTTTTAAAATATAGATATCAAAAACCCATAATTGTTGTTGTAAATAAATGTGACTTATTATCCCATTCTGAAAGAAATTCCTTAACCACTGCCGTTGAAGAAAGGCTAAATAATAAAGTATACTTCACTTCTGCAATGTCTTATGAAGGTATTAACGAACTAATTAACGTAATAATAACAATACTGAAGAGATAG
- a CDS encoding methionine adenosyltransferase has translation MSNIVVKKLERAPINETPIEIVERKGIGHPDSICDGVAESVSVALCKMYKEHLGVVLHHNTDQVELVGGYAYPKLGGGEMITPIYVLLSGRATMEVLNKETGEIIKLPVNSTAVNAAREYLKKTIRNADLERDIIVDCRIGQGSVDLVEVFDRERNAIPHANDTSFGVGHAPLSITEKLVLETERLLNSDAMKAEVPAIGEDIKVMGLREENKVTLTIAMGAVDKYINSCDDYIKVKEIAKKKVEENAKKYAGDFEVEVYINTADDDKDCIFLTVTGTSAEMGDDGSVGRGNRANGLITPFRPMSMEATSGKNPINHIGKIYNILANTVAEDVAKIEGVQECQIRILSQIGKPINEPKMLSIEIIPAEGFTVEGLNSEIEKVAQKWLDNVETVTERIIEGKVTTF, from the coding sequence ATGTCAAATATAGTTGTTAAAAAATTAGAAAGAGCTCCAATAAACGAAACCCCTATTGAAATTGTAGAAAGAAAAGGTATCGGTCACCCGGACAGTATTTGCGACGGTGTTGCAGAAAGCGTTAGCGTTGCGTTATGTAAAATGTACAAAGAACATTTAGGTGTAGTTTTACACCATAATACTGACCAGGTTGAATTGGTTGGCGGTTACGCATATCCTAAACTTGGTGGCGGAGAAATGATAACCCCTATCTATGTATTATTATCCGGTAGAGCTACAATGGAAGTATTAAACAAAGAAACTGGAGAAATTATAAAATTACCAGTTAACTCCACTGCAGTAAACGCTGCTAGGGAATACTTAAAGAAAACCATTAGAAATGCAGATTTAGAAAGAGATATAATCGTAGACTGCAGAATAGGACAAGGTTCAGTTGATTTAGTAGAAGTATTCGATAGAGAAAGAAACGCAATACCACATGCTAACGATACCTCATTTGGTGTTGGACATGCTCCATTAAGTATTACTGAAAAATTAGTACTTGAAACAGAAAGATTATTAAATTCAGATGCTATGAAGGCAGAAGTTCCTGCAATCGGTGAAGATATTAAAGTTATGGGATTAAGAGAAGAAAATAAAGTAACTTTAACTATTGCGATGGGTGCTGTGGACAAATACATCAATTCTTGCGATGACTACATTAAAGTTAAAGAAATTGCAAAGAAAAAAGTTGAAGAAAACGCTAAAAAGTATGCTGGAGACTTCGAAGTTGAAGTATATATAAACACAGCTGACGATGATAAAGACTGTATTTTCTTAACCGTTACTGGCACATCTGCAGAAATGGGTGACGATGGTTCAGTAGGTAGAGGAAACAGAGCAAACGGATTAATTACGCCATTCAGACCTATGAGTATGGAAGCTACAAGTGGTAAAAACCCAATAAACCACATTGGTAAGATATACAACATATTGGCAAATACCGTTGCAGAAGATGTTGCTAAAATTGAAGGCGTTCAAGAATGCCAAATCAGAATATTAAGCCAAATTGGTAAACCAATTAATGAACCAAAAATGTTAAGCATTGAGATTATACCTGCTGAAGGCTTTACAGTTGAGGGTTTAAATTCTGAAATCGAAAAAGTAGCTCAAAAATGGCTTGATAATGTAGAAACAGTTACTGAAAGAATTATTGAAGGAAAAGTAACTACATTCTAA